Part of the Sinorhizobium sp. BG8 genome, TGCCGCCGAAGCCTCCGGCGTAATCTTGCCGCCGGTCAGGACCGCCTCGAAGAGGTCGAGGTCGGCAAGGAAATGCAGCGCCTGGCGGGAAAACTTGTCGTGATCGGCAAGCAGGTAGCTGCGCCGTGCCGAGCGGATCATCTGCCGCTTGATCTGGATGACTTCCTGGTCCTGGTGGAAGGCCTGCGTTCCCTCGATGGCGGAAGAGGACAGGAAGGCGATGTCGGCGCGCAGCGACTTCAACGCCTCGTCCGTCACGATCCCGAAGAAACCGTTGAATTTCTTGCTGTATGCGCCTCCGAGCGCGATCAGCTGGATGCCCGCGACACCCGACAGTGCGGTGATGGCCGAGAGATTGTTGGTAATGACGGTGAGAGGCCTCACCTCGGTCAGCAGCGACGCCATCGCGCCCGCGGTGGAGCTGTCGTCAAGAATGATGATCTGGCCGGGTTCGATGAGCGAGACTGCATGGCGGGCAATCGCACGCTTCTCGGCCGCTGCCATGCGCTCGCGATAACGGAAATCGCTTTCGAACTGGGGGCTCGACTCGATGGAGGCGCCACCGTGAACCTTGCGGAGCAACCCCGCCTGCTCGAGATCGTCGAGATCGCGATGCACCGTCATTTTGGAAACGGCGAAACTGTTGGCGAGGTCCTCGATCGAAGCACTGCCGGCCTCGAGCAGGATGTCCATGATTTTCTGACGTCTGTCCTCGGGTCTCATGTCGCTCGCGGCGTTCCGGCATCATGCCATCGCCGCTCTCCTCGCATTGCGGGTTCAGTTTCACCGCACGAGGAGAATGTAACATCAATTTGTGATATTTCAATGTTACATTTGCACAGGATGTGACATTCTCATGTGACACTTCCAGCGTGCACCCTGCCCGCTCACCGCTCCAGATTCTGCAGGTAAATGGAAAGGAGCTGGATCTGTGAAGAGATCCCGAGCTTGCGATAGACGTTGCGGCGATGGACCTTGACCGTGCCGGTGGATATCCCGAGCCTCAGCCCGATCGACTCCGAGGAATGTCCCTGGAGGACCAGTTCGATGATACCCGCCTCGCGTTCCGTCAGGTTGAGCTTGCGCCAGACCCTGTCGGCGGCGCTTGCCGGTTCGGCACGCCGCCCCCTGGCGCCTCCCCCCAGTGTTCCATCGAACTGGGCCCCGAGATTCGGCCAGGCACGCCGTGCGAACGCCGAGACGAGAGGCTGCGCGTAGCCGAGCATCGCGAATTCCCCTGCCGGGAACACTCCCGTGCCCTCTCTACGCATCAGCGAGAGAACGACGGTTATCCCGCCATCGAGCGGCACGAAGAAGCCGACCTCCTCGGAAAGCCGGGTCTGTGAATAGTAGCTGCGGAAATACTCGCTGGAAAAGAAGCGGTCCGGCGCGAGCTCGCGCATCCGGAACAGTCCCTCCCGGCCCTGCCGCGCCGTATGATAGAAAGGATCGAGAAGATAGGGGCCGGCCTGGTAGAGGCTGACGAAAACCTCGTGATCGCCGGCATCGAAGGTGCTGAAGAGGTCGAGCGGCCGTTCCTTGTCGCGATAGGCAAAGACGACCACATCGTCGAAGCGAACGACGGATTGCATCATCCGCAGGAAAACGCCGCCGGCGTCGGTTGCCGCCTGGAGATCGACCATTTCCGTGATGGCCGAAAACAATGGTGCAAAATCAACCCGCATGTCCCCTCCAGACCCCGTCTGCCATGCATTGGGCGGGTCCCCTACCTCTTGAGAGGCATACTCCTTCCACGCGCCATTCTCCGCAACTATACCACTCCCGGGGTATATACCACGAAGCACTTTCGCAACTAGCATCTCTGGCATACGGTGGCGGAGCGGCCGAGATCGCTCAAAGACCAGAAAAACCGTGGGGAACTGACGTGATTTCCGCTTCAACGAACGACATCGAGTTCCGTTCGGTGACCAAGCGCTATGGCGCCGTGACCGCCGTGTCGGACATCAATTTTGCCGTACCGAAGGGTGCATTCGTCGCCCTGCTCGGCCCGTCGGGATGCGGTAAGACCACGTGCCTCAGGATGATCGGCGGCTTCGAGCAGCCCACGGAAGGCGAAGTGCTGATCGGCGGCTCAGTGGCGAACGGCGTCCCGCCCTACCGGCGCCCCGTCAACATGGTCTTCCAGCAATATGCGCTCTTCCCCCATTTCGACGTCGAGGCGAACGTTGCCTACGGCCTGAAGCAGCTTCGACCGCGACTTGCCGCTGCAGAAATCTCGAAGCGCGTCGGTGAGGCATTGGAGATGGTCAGGCTCGGCGGATTTGCCAAGCGCCGCATACACGAAATGTCCGGCGGCCAGCAGCAACGGGTGGCCTTGGCACGCGCGCTGGTCAACAAGCCCTCGGTGCTTCTTCTCGATGAGCCGCTTGCCGCGCTGGACAAGAAGCTGCGCACTGCCATGCAGATCGAGCTCCAGACGCTTCAACGTGAACTCGGCATCACCTTCGTGCTCGTCACGCACGACCAGGAAGAAGCGCTGTCGATGAGCGATGTCGTCTGCGTCATGAACGCGGGCCGCATCATGCAGTTTGCGACCCCGCAGCAGGTCTACGACAACCCGGCAGATCTTTTCGTCGCCGATTTCGTTGGCAAGACCAATCGCGTTGCCGCGACCCTCGAACCGGGCTCCGTGGTGAGGCTTGCGAACGGCGCCGCACTTGCGGGCGCGCGGGCGGTCGAGCAAGCAGCCGGCGCGGTGACGGTTGCCCTCAGGCCAGAGGCTATTCGCCTGTCGCGAGCCGCTTCGGGCAAGACGTCCATACTTGAAGGCACCGTGACGCACCGCATCTTCCTCGGCT contains:
- a CDS encoding DeoR/GlpR family DNA-binding transcription regulator, whose amino-acid sequence is MRPEDRRQKIMDILLEAGSASIEDLANSFAVSKMTVHRDLDDLEQAGLLRKVHGGASIESSPQFESDFRYRERMAAAEKRAIARHAVSLIEPGQIIILDDSSTAGAMASLLTEVRPLTVITNNLSAITALSGVAGIQLIALGGAYSKKFNGFFGIVTDEALKSLRADIAFLSSSAIEGTQAFHQDQEVIQIKRQMIRSARRSYLLADHDKFSRQALHFLADLDLFEAVLTGGKITPEASAALADGDVKLISTHSEESENSA
- a CDS encoding helix-turn-helix transcriptional regulator — protein: MRVDFAPLFSAITEMVDLQAATDAGGVFLRMMQSVVRFDDVVVFAYRDKERPLDLFSTFDAGDHEVFVSLYQAGPYLLDPFYHTARQGREGLFRMRELAPDRFFSSEYFRSYYSQTRLSEEVGFFVPLDGGITVVLSLMRREGTGVFPAGEFAMLGYAQPLVSAFARRAWPNLGAQFDGTLGGGARGRRAEPASAADRVWRKLNLTEREAGIIELVLQGHSSESIGLRLGISTGTVKVHRRNVYRKLGISSQIQLLSIYLQNLER
- a CDS encoding ABC transporter ATP-binding protein codes for the protein MISASTNDIEFRSVTKRYGAVTAVSDINFAVPKGAFVALLGPSGCGKTTCLRMIGGFEQPTEGEVLIGGSVANGVPPYRRPVNMVFQQYALFPHFDVEANVAYGLKQLRPRLAAAEISKRVGEALEMVRLGGFAKRRIHEMSGGQQQRVALARALVNKPSVLLLDEPLAALDKKLRTAMQIELQTLQRELGITFVLVTHDQEEALSMSDVVCVMNAGRIMQFATPQQVYDNPADLFVADFVGKTNRVAATLEPGSVVRLANGAALAGARAVEQAAGAVTVALRPEAIRLSRAASGKTSILEGTVTHRIFLGSSAEYSVSVAGLGDMLVTAERHGLSDRDLVEPGEKVILEFDPGAAHIFPA